One Triticum dicoccoides isolate Atlit2015 ecotype Zavitan chromosome 5B, WEW_v2.0, whole genome shotgun sequence genomic window carries:
- the LOC119304985 gene encoding probable periplasmic serine endoprotease DegP-like, which yields MKYGKSTAKLTPDMPPGTPQPSRLKSLRFFYKALYHFLLSPRPVKIATLDYYKPATRFHTVELFPVRRSGSKAVLLAAKFLLGISSFLDGEPLRRCSGFWVDWDEEKKTGLVLTTARLIRTKDAPYSVWSGGEEYATDADVTVHLLNGTSAKGQLVYLQPHYELAFLSVQVDQPINLPSLNEKDVEFAQEVFRLGRDNSLNLRITYARAEYLNPTMFERHHNVYFRSPDGHGDDNEFDYGGPVIDLCGEVVGMVNDPKRFGSFIPSSILLNCLDSSKKYQHIARPHLGLMFKDIKLLEPAHVDMLWRKFNIDDGLIVEEVSGGSPVEKFGIQKGDIIESFSGKPVSSTIELENTLMSIYKGTLDAEVLISVGVFHTLKEQRSTVDLTAKLSELGEVITRCTHLLF from the exons CTCCCCGCCCTGTGAAAATTGCCACGCTCGACTACTACAAACCTGCCACCAGGTTTCACACCGTCGAGCTTTTCCCCGTCCGTCGATCCGGAAGCAAGGCCGTGCTCCTCGCTGCGAAATTTCTTCTAGGGATTTCATCCTTTCTCG ATGGTGAACCGCTCAGACGGTGCTCTGGCTTCTGGGTCGATTGGGATGAGGAGAAGAAAACTGGCCTTGTTTTGACAACTGCGCGGCTGATTCGCACAAAGGATGCTCCTTACAGTGTCTGGTCAGGCGGTGAAGAGTATGCTACAGATGCTGAT GTCACTGTTCATTTGCTAAATGGCACCAGTGCAAAGGGCCAGCTGGTCTATCTCCAGCCCCACTACGAGCTCGCTTTCCTGAGCGTTCAGGTGGATCAACCAATCAACTTGCCATCTTTGAATGAAAAAGATGTAGAATTTGCTCAAGAGGTTTTTCGGCTCGGAAGAGACAATTCCTTAAATCTAAGGATAACATATGCCAGGGCAGAATATTTGAATCCAACCATGTTTGAGCGGCACCACAATGTATACTTCCGTTCTCCAGATGGCCATGGTGATGATAATGAG TTTGACTATGGGGGGCCAGTTATTGACCTGTGTGGAGAAGTTGTCGGAATGGTCAACGACCCTAAGAGATTTGGGTCTTTTATACCTTCTTCCATTTTGCTCAATTGTTTGGATTCATCGAAGAAATATCA GCACATCGCCAGGCCTCATCTTGGATTGATGTTTAAGGACATCAAACTTCTAGAACCTGCTCATGTTGACATGTTATGGCGTAAGTTTAACATTGATGATGGTCTTATTGTTGAAGAG GTGTCGGGAGGATCTCCTGTTGAGAAATTTGGAATCCAAAAAGGTGATATTATTGAATCTTTCAGTGGAAAGCCTGTTTCTTCCACAATTGAG CTGGAAAATACACTGATGAGCATATACAAGGGAACCTTAGATGCTGAAGTTCTTATTTCT GTTGGGGTGTTTCACACACTCAAAGAACAACGGAGCACTGTAGACTTGACTGCAAAATTATCAGAACTTGGAGAGGTTATTACAAGATGTACACATCTCCTCTTTTAA